One Pseudomonas sp. HOU2 genomic window carries:
- a CDS encoding O-succinylhomoserine sulfhydrylase, whose translation MSQEWDAGRLDSDLEGVAFDTLAVRAGQHRTPEGEHGDPMFFTSSYVFRTAADAAARFAGEVPGNVYSRYTNPTVRAFEERIAALEGAEQAVATATGMAAIMAVVMSLCSAGDHVLVSRSVFGSTISLFEKYFKRFGVQVDYVPLADLSGWDAAIKPNTRLLFVESPSNPLAELVDITALAEIAHAKGAMLVVDNCFCTPALQQPLKLGADIVVHSATKFIDGQGRCMGGVVAGRSEQMKEVVGFLRTAGPTLSPFNAWIFLKGLETLNLRMRAHCANAQQLAEWLEQQDGIEKVHYAGLKSHPQHELAQRQQKGFGAVVSFEVKGGKEGAWRFIDATRLISITANLGDSKTTITHPSTTSHGRLAPQEREAAGIRDSLIRIAVGLEDVADLQADLSRGLAAL comes from the coding sequence ATGAGTCAGGAATGGGATGCCGGTCGGCTGGACAGCGACCTCGAAGGCGTAGCGTTCGATACCCTGGCCGTACGTGCCGGTCAGCACCGTACGCCGGAAGGCGAGCACGGTGATCCGATGTTCTTCACTTCCAGCTACGTGTTCCGCACCGCCGCCGACGCGGCTGCGCGGTTTGCCGGGGAAGTGCCGGGCAACGTGTACTCGCGCTACACCAACCCGACCGTGCGTGCGTTCGAAGAGCGCATCGCTGCGCTGGAAGGCGCCGAGCAAGCGGTCGCTACCGCTACGGGCATGGCCGCGATCATGGCGGTGGTGATGAGCCTGTGCAGTGCCGGCGACCACGTTCTGGTGTCGCGCAGCGTGTTCGGTTCGACCATCAGCCTGTTCGAGAAGTACTTCAAGCGTTTCGGTGTGCAAGTCGACTACGTGCCGCTGGCCGATCTGTCGGGTTGGGATGCGGCGATCAAGCCGAACACCAGGCTGCTGTTCGTCGAGTCGCCGTCCAACCCGCTGGCTGAACTGGTGGATATCACCGCGCTGGCGGAAATCGCTCACGCCAAAGGCGCGATGCTGGTGGTCGACAACTGCTTCTGCACGCCTGCCTTGCAGCAGCCGCTGAAACTCGGTGCGGACATTGTTGTGCACTCGGCAACCAAGTTCATCGACGGCCAAGGCCGCTGCATGGGCGGTGTGGTGGCCGGTCGCAGCGAACAGATGAAAGAAGTCGTCGGCTTCCTGCGCACCGCCGGGCCGACCCTGAGCCCGTTCAACGCGTGGATCTTCCTCAAAGGCCTGGAAACCCTGAATCTGCGGATGAGGGCGCACTGCGCCAACGCCCAGCAATTGGCCGAATGGCTGGAGCAGCAGGACGGTATCGAGAAAGTCCATTACGCCGGTCTCAAGAGCCATCCGCAGCACGAACTGGCCCAGCGTCAGCAGAAGGGCTTCGGTGCGGTGGTGAGTTTCGAGGTCAAGGGTGGCAAAGAGGGCGCCTGGCGCTTTATCGATGCCACTCGCTTGATTTCGATTACCGCCAACCTTGGTGACAGCAAAACCACCATCACCCATCCGAGCACCACCTCCCATGGCCGTCTGGCGCCACAGGAGCGTGAAGCAGCAGGGATTCGTGACAGCCTGATCCGCATCGCGGTCGGTCTGGAAGACGTGGCGGACCTGCAGGCCGATCTGTCGCGCGGTCTGGCGGCGTTGTGA
- a CDS encoding xanthine dehydrogenase family protein molybdopterin-binding subunit — protein MSNRDISRRSFLQGGLVAGVSVTLTPLSSQALAALMENSVTVPSEKWLGNNGKARQRNDALSKVCGSKVFARDIRSKDMPGWPEQQGHAMLLKTIKADRIYEGYDLSWLGADLQPDRIVTAADLDKDGIVFPEEHAPDPLLPEGKVPMFIGHPVAILIWNDFERFRQAKNKLKFNDKAIRYGAQVPYYEGDPYGSFRYVRVGGPTSADEDEFASLKDSILFPMLKNRRPVWNSQPNLHGNLTERGLFYADRMKQQIDTPPENWLVFDERYKTPSIEPAAMEPDNGNGWYDPKTKTLHFVVATQCPLEAATETAKMIAPSRFGLASLNMHPGYTVGYGSKDHNIFVYYAALAALYGAGVPIRLANDRYEQFQSGIKRHPFDIRYQLAVDKNDYSFKIFRAEMSVDGGGRINYSPSVAAVGATAAQSIYYMPQNDLQVTAYHSRGVEAGSMRGYGTLQSMASTEMMVDEIANRLGVDAIDLRRKNALRSGMKNTQGAIPAGALRLHEILDKASVHEVWKNRDAIKKQREAADPDNWYGVGFAICQKDFGTGSEAPMASIEFTAEGRITLRHIGIEIGTGMSTSQALVVADFLGSPAHDVKTGETEWKEMQLITSGNPYIMSQAEQDNLLRNPRWVGKLASASSATNSAYYFSHATREAARVLFNNGLWPAAMEIWRQGPYGGQANPYVVRREDAHWVDGKLTANGMQPLTFEELAKRAHERGLVTGATVHAFNRWSWAEAEYSIDGVRERLPLDGLAVKYGDGAPKAKKALMTTAGFHLLDRQNINYPVVQLNNAAVTYYSPVATLVELKVNKGSAEVEVLNHHSWVECGRVLVEELVKGQLEGGIAMGIGHALMEEMPLYEGGPGEGDWNFNRYRLPMARHVAVWKQTAEILPPLSPSDPSKGIAEVVMIPVVGAIGNAVAHAIGKRVRDLPITAARIKEALNG, from the coding sequence ATGTCCAACCGTGATATATCCCGGCGCTCGTTCCTCCAGGGCGGGCTGGTGGCGGGTGTGAGCGTCACGCTCACGCCGCTCAGCAGTCAGGCGCTGGCTGCCTTGATGGAGAACAGCGTAACCGTGCCGTCGGAGAAGTGGCTCGGCAACAACGGCAAGGCACGCCAACGTAACGATGCCCTGTCCAAGGTCTGCGGCAGCAAAGTCTTTGCCCGCGACATTCGCTCCAAGGACATGCCGGGCTGGCCTGAACAGCAAGGCCACGCCATGCTGCTGAAAACCATCAAGGCTGACCGAATCTACGAAGGCTACGACCTGTCGTGGCTGGGCGCCGACTTGCAGCCTGACCGCATCGTCACCGCAGCTGATCTGGACAAGGACGGTATCGTCTTCCCCGAAGAACACGCGCCAGACCCATTGCTGCCGGAAGGCAAAGTGCCGATGTTCATCGGCCACCCGGTGGCGATCCTGATCTGGAACGATTTCGAGCGTTTCCGTCAGGCCAAGAACAAACTCAAATTCAACGACAAGGCGATTCGTTACGGTGCACAAGTGCCTTACTACGAAGGCGACCCCTATGGCAGCTTCCGCTACGTGCGCGTGGGTGGCCCGACCTCGGCCGACGAAGACGAATTCGCCAGCCTGAAAGACTCGATCCTGTTCCCGATGCTGAAAAACCGGCGTCCGGTGTGGAATTCCCAGCCGAACCTGCACGGCAACCTGACTGAGCGCGGTCTGTTCTACGCTGACCGCATGAAGCAGCAGATCGACACACCGCCGGAGAACTGGCTGGTGTTCGATGAGCGCTACAAGACCCCGTCGATCGAACCGGCCGCCATGGAGCCGGACAACGGCAACGGCTGGTACGACCCGAAAACCAAGACCCTGCACTTCGTGGTCGCCACCCAGTGCCCGCTGGAAGCTGCGACCGAGACCGCGAAAATGATCGCGCCGTCGCGCTTCGGCCTGGCCAGCCTGAACATGCACCCGGGTTACACCGTGGGTTACGGTTCCAAAGACCACAACATCTTCGTCTACTACGCGGCCCTCGCTGCGCTGTATGGCGCCGGTGTGCCGATCCGTCTGGCGAATGACCGCTACGAGCAGTTCCAGAGCGGCATCAAGCGCCACCCGTTCGACATCCGCTACCAGCTCGCAGTGGACAAGAACGACTACAGCTTCAAGATTTTCCGTGCCGAAATGAGCGTCGACGGTGGCGGTCGCATCAACTACAGCCCGTCAGTGGCGGCGGTGGGTGCCACGGCGGCGCAGTCGATCTACTACATGCCGCAGAACGATCTGCAGGTCACCGCTTACCACTCGCGTGGTGTTGAAGCGGGTTCGATGCGCGGTTACGGCACCCTGCAAAGCATGGCCTCGACCGAAATGATGGTCGACGAAATCGCCAACCGCCTTGGTGTTGACGCGATTGATCTGCGTCGCAAAAACGCCCTGCGTTCGGGCATGAAAAACACTCAGGGTGCGATCCCGGCGGGTGCTTTGCGTCTGCACGAAATTCTCGACAAGGCCTCGGTGCACGAAGTCTGGAAAAACCGCGACGCGATCAAGAAACAGCGCGAAGCCGCCGACCCGGACAACTGGTATGGCGTGGGTTTTGCCATTTGCCAGAAAGACTTCGGCACCGGTTCCGAAGCGCCGATGGCCAGCATCGAATTCACCGCTGAAGGGCGCATCACCCTGCGCCACATCGGTATCGAAATCGGCACCGGCATGTCCACTTCGCAAGCACTGGTCGTCGCCGATTTCCTCGGCAGCCCGGCGCATGACGTGAAGACTGGCGAAACCGAATGGAAGGAAATGCAGCTGATCACCAGCGGCAACCCTTACATCATGAGTCAGGCCGAGCAGGACAACCTGCTGCGCAACCCGCGTTGGGTCGGCAAGCTCGCCTCGGCGTCATCCGCGACCAACTCGGCCTACTACTTCAGCCACGCCACCCGTGAAGCGGCGCGCGTGCTGTTCAACAACGGCTTGTGGCCGGCGGCCATGGAAATCTGGCGTCAGGGCCCTTACGGCGGTCAAGCCAACCCTTATGTGGTGCGTCGTGAAGATGCGCATTGGGTCGACGGCAAACTCACTGCCAACGGTATGCAGCCGCTGACTTTCGAAGAGCTGGCCAAGCGCGCTCACGAACGTGGTCTGGTCACCGGCGCCACCGTTCACGCGTTCAACCGCTGGAGCTGGGCCGAGGCCGAGTACAGCATCGACGGCGTGCGCGAGCGTCTGCCGCTCGACGGTCTGGCAGTGAAGTACGGCGATGGCGCGCCGAAGGCGAAGAAAGCGCTTATGACCACCGCAGGTTTCCACCTGCTGGATCGCCAGAACATCAACTACCCGGTTGTTCAGTTGAACAACGCCGCGGTGACTTACTACAGCCCGGTCGCGACGCTGGTGGAACTGAAGGTCAACAAAGGCTCGGCGGAAGTCGAAGTGCTCAATCACCATTCGTGGGTCGAGTGCGGTCGGGTGCTGGTCGAAGAACTGGTCAAGGGCCAGCTCGAAGGCGGGATCGCCATGGGCATCGGTCACGCGCTGATGGAAGAGATGCCGCTGTACGAAGGCGGACCGGGGGAGGGTGACTGGAACTTCAATCGGTATCGCCTGCCGATGGCCCGTCACGTGGCGGTGTGGAAGCAGACCGCGGAGATTCTGCCGCCGTTGTCACCAAGCGATCCGTCCAAAGGTATCGCCGAAGTGGTGATGATCCCGGTGGTCGGTGCCATCGGTAACGCCGTGGCGCATGCCATCGGTAAACGTGTTCGCGATCTGCCAATCACTGCTGCGCGCATCAAGGAGGCCCTCAATGGCTAA
- a CDS encoding SDR family oxidoreductase, with protein sequence MIELSTPKAGTHGRVALVTGAARGIGLGIAAWLISEGWQVVLTDLDRARGSKVAKVLGENAWFIAMDVADEGQVALGVAEVLGQFGRLDALVCNAAVADPHNITLESLDLAYWNRVLAVNLSGPMLLAKHCAPYLRAHNGSIVNLASTRARQSEADSEAYAASKGGLLALTHALAISLGPEIRVNAVSPGWIDARDPSARRAEPLADADHAQHPAGRVGTVEDVAAMVAWLLSRNAGFVTGQEFVVDGGMTKKMIYTD encoded by the coding sequence GTGATCGAGTTGTCTACTCCGAAGGCGGGCACCCATGGCCGCGTGGCGCTGGTCACCGGTGCTGCGCGTGGTATCGGTCTGGGCATTGCCGCCTGGCTGATCAGCGAAGGCTGGCAAGTGGTGCTGACCGATCTGGATCGCGCGCGTGGTTCGAAAGTGGCGAAGGTGCTGGGCGAGAATGCCTGGTTCATCGCCATGGACGTTGCGGATGAGGGGCAGGTCGCGCTGGGTGTCGCCGAGGTGTTGGGGCAGTTCGGTCGCCTGGATGCGCTGGTGTGCAACGCGGCAGTGGCCGATCCGCACAACATCACCCTGGAAAGTCTCGATCTGGCGTACTGGAATCGGGTGCTGGCGGTGAACCTCAGCGGGCCGATGCTGCTGGCCAAGCACTGTGCGCCGTATCTGCGCGCGCACAACGGTTCGATCGTCAATCTGGCCTCGACCCGTGCTCGGCAATCGGAGGCCGATTCCGAGGCGTATGCGGCGAGCAAGGGTGGGTTGTTGGCGCTTACGCATGCGTTGGCGATCAGCCTTGGGCCGGAGATTCGCGTTAATGCGGTCAGCCCTGGCTGGATCGATGCCCGTGATCCTTCTGCGCGTCGAGCCGAGCCTTTGGCCGATGCCGATCATGCGCAGCATCCGGCGGGCAGGGTAGGGACGGTCGAAGACGTTGCGGCGATGGTGGCGTGGCTGCTGTCGCGCAATGCCGGGTTTGTGACCGGGCAGGAATTCGTCGTGGATGGCGGCATGACCAAGAAGATGATTTACACGGACTAA